The sequence TTCGGCCGGGTCAACCCGGTGGTCGCGACGCTGGCGATGCTCGCCACCTACAAGGGCATCGCGCAGGTGATCTCCGACGGCAAGGCGCAGGGCTACACCGGCGGCGACGACCTGTTCATCTTCCTGGCCAAGGGGTCCGTGCTCGGGCTGCCGTCGCTGGTGTGGGTGTTCCTGATCGTCGCGGCGCTGCTGCACTTCCTGCTGAAGTACACCGACATCGGCCGCAACGTCTACGCCATCGGCGGCAACGACACCGCCGCGCGGCTGGCCGGCATCAACATCAACCGGTACATCATCGGCGTGTACGCGCTGGTCGGCGTGGTCGCGGCGATCGCGGGCGTGCTGATCACCGCGCGCACCGGCTCCGGCCAGCCGACGTCCGGCTCGGAAGGCCTGGAGCTGCAGGCCGTCACCGGCGCCGCGCTCGGCGGGACGATGCTCAAGGGCGGCCGCGGCTCGATCATCTCCACCGTGCTCGCGGTGATCATCCTGGGCGTGCTCGACAACGGCATGTCCGGGCTGGGCATCAACCCGTTCTGGCAGAACGTCGCGCACGGCGCCCTGCTCGTGATCGCGGTGGTGCTGCAGCAACTGCGCAGCGGGGAGCGCCGCGTCGGCCTGCCCGAGTAGCGCGGGCGGGCGGCGGTGAGCGGTCCACGGAGCCTGCACGCGCGCATCGTCGACGAACTGGGCAGGCTCATCGTCGAAGGCGTCCTCGGGGACGGGCAGCCGCTCGTCCCCGAGGAGCTCGGGCGGCGCTTCTCGGCGTCCCGCACGGTGGTGCGCGAGGCGCTGCGCGTCCTGGAGTCCAAGGGCATGGTCACCGCGCGCCCGCGGGTCGGCACGTGGACGCTGCCGCCCGAGGCGTGGGACGCGATCGACCCGGACGTCATCGCCTGGCGCGTCAACGGTCCCGACCGCCTCCGCCATCTGCGCGAACTGCTGGAGCTGCGGCTGATGCTCGAGCCCCAGGCGGCGAGGATGGCCGCACAGCACCGGCGTCCGGACGAGCTTTCGGCGATGGCCGCGGCGTACGAACTGATGGCGGACGCGGTCGAGCGGTCCGACGCGGTGGCGTTCCGGGACGCCGACTCGCGGTTCCACGCGGCGCTGATCCGCGCGTCCGGGAACGCGTTGATCGCGCAGCTGCAGGTGCCCGTCGTGGCGGCGTTGCGGGCGCACGGCGAACCGATGGAGCTGGTCGCGCATTCCCGCGTGCTGACGCTGGTGCTGGCTAAGAACGCCGACGGGGCCGAAGCCGCGTCGCGCAGATTGCTGGAAACCGTTGCGCCGTACCGCTCACCGGCACCTTGACACGTCCACCGGGAAGCGCTTCACTCGCTGCGGATGACCGCCGCCATGACGTGCTGAGGAGGACGCTTCCATGCGTTTCCCGGGAATTCGCGGCTTTGGCGTGCTCGCGGCCGCGGCCCTGGCAGGCGGTCTGTTGACGGCCCCCGTCGCTGCCGCTGCCGTTTCCTGCGCCGTTTCGGACGAGATGGTCGCCGCGGGCAACTACTGGGCCGCGAACGGGACGAACCCGGCCCCGGCCGACTGGCAGAACGCGACGTTCCACGTCGGCAACCTGGCCCTGGTCCGGACCACCGGCCAGTCCAACCACAAGACGTACCCGTGGGCGCAGGCGAACGGCTACCAGCTGCCGTCCGATCCGAAGCGCCCGTTCTTCCCGGACAACCAGGCAGCGGGCGAGGCGTACCTGGACCTGTACACCTACTTCCACCCGGAGATCCCGCTCGACTCGATCCGCACGCGGATCCGTGACGAGGTGGCGTCCGTGCAGGCGGGGCACCGCGATTACTGGAACTACGTCGACGCGCTGAACATGGCGATGCCGTCCTTCGCCCGGATGGGCCTGATCGACCACGATCCGTCCTATTTGGACGCGATGGACCGGCTCTTCCGGACGTCGGAACACAAGCTGTACCACGAGTTCACCGGGTTGTGGTACCGCGACGAGCGGTTCAAGGGCTCGGGCGTGTTCTGGTCGCGCGGCAACGGCTGGGCGCTGGCGGCGCTGACGAAGGTGCTGCAGGTCCTGCCGTCCGACGACCCGCGACGGCCGGAGTACCTGCGGGTGTTCAAGAAAATGGCGTCGACGCTGGCACTCGCCCAGCGCCGCGACGGCTTCTGGAACGCGGACCTGCTGAACCCGTGGAACCACGGCGGCCCGGAGACGAGCGGCACGGCGTTCTTCACGTTCGGCATCGGCTGGGGCATCACCGCGGGCATCCTGGACGCGGCGCGGTACCGCCCGGTGGTGGACAAGGCGTGGACGGCGCTGTCGACGAAGGCGTTGCAGCCCAGCGGTTTGGTCGGCTACGTCCAGCCGGTGGGCGACCGCCCGGCAACGGCGAAACCGACGGACACCGCGGCCTACGGCGTCGGCGCGTTCCTGCTGGCGGGTCAGGAAGTGGCCAAGCTCCAGGGCTGCCCGGCGGAGTAGACCAAAGTCCGTGAATGCCACATCGAGGGACTAAGTGTCCGTGAATGTGGCATTCACGGACTATCGACGCAGGCAGTCGCCGGGGTCGCCGCGGGTCAGGGCCGGGTCGGACTGGGGGAAGGTGCGGGCCACGCCGGGGCCGGACGAGCGGTGCTCGAACCGGACCGTCACGCGGCCGTGGCCCGCGCCCTGGACCCAGCCCGTGCCGAACTCCTCGTGGACCACGTCATCACCCTGGCGCCACTCCGAAGGGGCCGTGGGCGCCGGGGTCGCCGCCGTGACCACCGTCGACGTCGAAGGGACCGGAGGGGCGGCCAGGGTGAACAGGGCGTCCTGGTGCGGTACCGAAAGGCCGCTGTAGGCCACGCCCGCCAGCCGGATGCCGCCGAACTCCGCCGGGTCCAGCAGCAGGCGCTCCGCCGTCGCCGCCAGTTCGGCCAGGTCGTCGGTCGGGGCGGAGATCGTCTCCGACCGGGTCACCGTGTGCATGTCCGTGTGCCGCAGCTTGATCACCACCGTCCGGGCCACGCGCTCGGCCTTGAGCAGCCGCTGGTGCGCGCCGGCGGCGATGCGCCGGACCTCCGCTTTCAACGACGGCAGGTCCTTGATGTCGGTGTCGAACGTCGTCTCGGCGCTGACCTGCTTGGTCTCGGCGCGGCCGGCCACCGGGCGGTCGTCAGCGCCGGTCGCGAGGCGGCGCAGGTCGCGGCCGACCACGCCGCCGAGGGTCGCGACCGCGTCCTGTTCGGACAGTGCCGCCAGCTGCCCGAGCGTCTGGACGCCGATGAACCGCAGCTTGCCTTCGGCGACCGGGCCGATCCCCCACAGCGCGCGCACCGGCAGCGGCGCCAGGAACTCCCGCTCGGTGCCCTGCGGCACGACCAGCAGCCCGTCCGGCTTGGCCTCGTCGGACGCGATCTTCGCGATCTGCTTGCCGTTCCCCGCGCCGATCGACGCCACCAGGCCGGTTTCCGCGCGGATCCGCGCGCGCAGCGAGGCGCAGAACTCCGTGACCTCGTCCAGCGAAGCACCGACGAGCGACGGCGGTTCGGCGAAGGCTTCGTCGAGCGAGATCTTCTCCAGCACCGGCGCCACCGCGGAGACGACGGCGAACACCTCATGGCTGAGCCGCTCGTAGACGCGGAACCGCGGCGGCACGATGACGCCGTTCGCCGGCAGCAGCCGCCGTGCCTGCGCCATCGGCATCGCCGACTTGATGCCGAACGCGCGGGACTCGTAACTGGCGCCGGCGACGACCCCGCGCGGGCCGAGGCCGCCGACGAGCACCGGGCGCCCGGCCAGCGTCGGACGGGTGAGCTGCTCGGCCGAGGCGTAGAAGGCGTCCAGGTCGAGGTGGATCACCCAGCGGGCCACGTCAGTCCCCGCCGGTGGCGTCCAGCAGCTGGTGGAGCGCCTTGGTGTAGCTCTCGAACGCCGCGCGCCCGGCCGCGGTGAGCCGGACCAGGGTGACCGGCGTGCGGTGCTCGTAGGCCTTGGTGATCTCGACGTACTCGGCGTCCTCGAGCTTGCGCAGGTGCGTCGAAAGGTTGCCCGCCGTCATGTCCAGGAGCTGCTGCAGCCGCGGGAAGGTGATCTGGTCGCCGGTGCGCAGCCCGGCCAGCGCGACGGTGACCCGCAGCCGGGCCTGGGCGTGGATGACGGGGTCGAGCTGCGGCAGTTCGCTCATCGGCGCCGCTCGCGGGCGAAGTACACGATCGAGGCGAGCAGGAACCCGCCACCGCCGCAGATCGTGAGCACGAGGAAGTTGTGCGGGTAGCCCACGAGCACGCTCAGCGCGGCCGACACGATCATCCACGCGCCGAGGCCGTACATCAGCTTGTCCTGCCAGACCATGCCACCCGCCAGGTACATCACCCCGGTGAGCAGCAGCCAGGTGCCCGACCACAGCAGCGACACCTGGTCCGCCGAGAGCACCTGGAACCACGTGATCCGGATGTCGACGACCATCAGCCCGAGCGCGGAAAGCGCCCAGCCGTAGCCGTACATCGCGCCGACCGTCCGGGACGGCCCGCGGATGCCGCGGCCGGAGCGGATGCTGGTGTAGGTGGTGTAGGCCATGGCCCCGAGGAACAGCACCGGGACGACGACGGCGCCGGCGACCCAGCCGGGCACCGCCGTCCAGAACCGCGTGGTGCCGTAGGTGAAGCCCCAGCCGACGATCCAGGCGAAGGCCCAGGCCGCGAGCATCCGCGCCGGTCCCCCGCCGAATTCGCGCTGGTTGCGCCGGGACTGCCGGGCGATCAGGTCCAGCGACTCCTCGGCCGACATCGGCTCGTCTTCCACCCGCTCCGCCCTCCTCCCGTGCACCTGCACGGAAGCTAACACGCACTCAGAGCCGGGCCGTGTCCAGCCGGAACCGCCGCACCACGATCAACGCCGGGACGACCAGCCAGCCCGCCAGCACGAGCACCGCGACCCACGTGCCGGACGCGTGCGTCAGCGGGTCGAGACCGACCCGGCGCAGCCAGTAGGTCGGCACGAAGTGCGCCACCGTCGCCATCCAGCCCGGCAGGATCTCCAGCGGGATCCACAGCCCGCCGAGCATGCCCAGCGGCATCATCAGGGCGCCGGTGACCGCGCCGACCGTGTCGCCCTTGCCGAACAGGCCGATGGCCAGGCCGAGGACGGCGAACGGGAGGGTGGCCGCCCACAGGAACACCAGCTGACGGCCCCATTCGGCCGGGGTGAGCGGTTCCCCGCGCAGGAAGCCGACGAAGAAGATCGCCAGCAGCACCGGCAGGGCGACGGCCATCGCCGAC is a genomic window of Amycolatopsis lexingtonensis containing:
- a CDS encoding ABC transporter permease codes for the protein MTTPTKETSAPAAPAQPSAARRVLTGIGVQNSSLIITLIALVILLSVLNENFFRTNNLLLIGSAITIMGLLALVQTLVIILGALDISVGSMAGLASVVSAMVFTSTGNSEVGILAAVGVGILCGLVNGMIIIFGRVNPVVATLAMLATYKGIAQVISDGKAQGYTGGDDLFIFLAKGSVLGLPSLVWVFLIVAALLHFLLKYTDIGRNVYAIGGNDTAARLAGININRYIIGVYALVGVVAAIAGVLITARTGSGQPTSGSEGLELQAVTGAALGGTMLKGGRGSIISTVLAVIILGVLDNGMSGLGINPFWQNVAHGALLVIAVVLQQLRSGERRVGLPE
- a CDS encoding FadR/GntR family transcriptional regulator, whose protein sequence is MSGPRSLHARIVDELGRLIVEGVLGDGQPLVPEELGRRFSASRTVVREALRVLESKGMVTARPRVGTWTLPPEAWDAIDPDVIAWRVNGPDRLRHLRELLELRLMLEPQAARMAAQHRRPDELSAMAAAYELMADAVERSDAVAFRDADSRFHAALIRASGNALIAQLQVPVVAALRAHGEPMELVAHSRVLTLVLAKNADGAEAASRRLLETVAPYRSPAP
- a CDS encoding glycoside hydrolase family 88 protein — its product is MTAPVAAAAVSCAVSDEMVAAGNYWAANGTNPAPADWQNATFHVGNLALVRTTGQSNHKTYPWAQANGYQLPSDPKRPFFPDNQAAGEAYLDLYTYFHPEIPLDSIRTRIRDEVASVQAGHRDYWNYVDALNMAMPSFARMGLIDHDPSYLDAMDRLFRTSEHKLYHEFTGLWYRDERFKGSGVFWSRGNGWALAALTKVLQVLPSDDPRRPEYLRVFKKMASTLALAQRRDGFWNADLLNPWNHGGPETSGTAFFTFGIGWGITAGILDAARYRPVVDKAWTALSTKALQPSGLVGYVQPVGDRPATAKPTDTAAYGVGAFLLAGQEVAKLQGCPAE
- a CDS encoding DNA polymerase IV, translating into MARWVIHLDLDAFYASAEQLTRPTLAGRPVLVGGLGPRGVVAGASYESRAFGIKSAMPMAQARRLLPANGVIVPPRFRVYERLSHEVFAVVSAVAPVLEKISLDEAFAEPPSLVGASLDEVTEFCASLRARIRAETGLVASIGAGNGKQIAKIASDEAKPDGLLVVPQGTEREFLAPLPVRALWGIGPVAEGKLRFIGVQTLGQLAALSEQDAVATLGGVVGRDLRRLATGADDRPVAGRAETKQVSAETTFDTDIKDLPSLKAEVRRIAAGAHQRLLKAERVARTVVIKLRHTDMHTVTRSETISAPTDDLAELAATAERLLLDPAEFGGIRLAGVAYSGLSVPHQDALFTLAAPPVPSTSTVVTAATPAPTAPSEWRQGDDVVHEEFGTGWVQGAGHGRVTVRFEHRSSGPGVARTFPQSDPALTRGDPGDCLRR
- a CDS encoding transcriptional regulator; its protein translation is MSELPQLDPVIHAQARLRVTVALAGLRTGDQITFPRLQQLLDMTAGNLSTHLRKLEDAEYVEITKAYEHRTPVTLVRLTAAGRAAFESYTKALHQLLDATGGD
- a CDS encoding ABC transporter permease; this encodes MNTTYLSLEIKRIVRSPQFTIFTIGMPVAMYLLFGAIFGDYVLDNGLHSSTQTMIGMAAYGASGGALFTGTRVAQERTDGWQRQLRLTPMRGPGYLAVKVASAMAVALPVLLAIFFVGFLRGEPLTPAEWGRQLVFLWAATLPFAVLGLAIGLFGKGDTVGAVTGALMMPLGMLGGLWIPLEILPGWMATVAHFVPTYWLRRVGLDPLTHASGTWVAVLVLAGWLVVPALIVVRRFRLDTARL